The genomic region ACCCCAGCCGGGTTGGTCGACGCTATTGTCACCGAGAAGGGCGTTGTTCACTCGCCGAACGCAAAAAAGATGCGTGAATTGATGGAAAAGTAGGCTGAGACGGCCTGAAAATCGATTTCAGACGTTTTTTATACAGCAGCAGGGGCAGTGGCTATGGTATAATTCGCTTTTTATAACGCCTCTCTCAAAGGCCAGTTCTGAAAAATTGGTTATTGTCATTTCGACCATAGGGAGAAATCTCATACCTCGACAGCGAGCAAGCGCTTCGTTGCCGGAGATCTCTCCCTGCGGTCGAGATGACAGGATTCTTTAAACAGAGCCTCCTTGGGTGGCTGTCCAATATTTGGACAAATACCTTAAATTCGTACCCGCGAAAGATAGCAGACGTCCATGAGCGAATTCGCCAAAGAAATCCTGCCGGTCAACCTGGAAGACGAGATGCGTCAGTCCTATCTCGATTACGCCATGAGCGTAATCGTGGGGCGCGCACTGCCGGATGTCCGCGACGGTCTCAAGCCGGTCCACCGCCGCGTTCTCTACGCGATGAACGAACTCGGCAACGACTGGAACAAGCCCTATAAAAAATCGGCGCGTATCGTCGGGGACGTCATCGGTAAATACCATCCCCATGGCGATACCGCGGTCTATGACACCATGGTGCGAATGGCTCAGCCCTTTTCCATGCGCTACCTGCTGGTGGATGGTCAGGGTAACTTCGGCTCGGTGGACGGGGATTCACCTGCGGCCATGCGATACACCGAAGTTCGTATGTCGAAGATCGCCCACACCATGTTGGACGATCTGGACAAGGATACGGTCGATTTCGTTCCCAACTATGACGAAACGGAACATGAACCCAGTGTCCTGCCGGCCAGGGTTCCGAATCTGCTGGTCAATGGCTCTGCCGGTATCGCCGTGGGCATGGCCACCAATGTGCCGCCGCATAATCTGACAGAGGTGATCGACGCTTGTGTGGCGCTGATCGACAATGACCAGATCACCATCGATGAACTGATGCAGCATGTGCCCGGTCCTGATTTCCCGACGGCGGGCATTATCAACGGCGCTCTGGGCATTCACGAGGCTTATCATACCGGCCGTGGCCGCATCTATATGCGGGCCCGCACCGAGATCGAGACCGATCCGTCCAACAACCGGCAATCGATCATCGTCCATGAATTACCCTACCAGGTGAACAAGGCGCGCATGCTGGAGCGCATCGCCGATCTGGTGAAAGAGAAGAAGATCGAAGGCATTACCGAACTGCGCGATGAGTCCGACAAGGATGGCATGCGCGTGGTCATCACTCTGCGCCGTAGCGAGGTGGCGGAGGTGGTGCTGAATAATCTCTTCCAGCACACCGCAATGCAGAGTGTATTCGGCATCAACATGGTTGCCTTGGTGGATGGTCGACCCCGCCTGCTGAATCTCAAGCAACTGCTCGAATTCTTCATTCGTCACCGCCGTGAGGTGGTGACTCGCAGAACCCTGTTTCAACTGCGTAAGGCGCGCGACCGTGCGCATGTGCTCGAAGGTCTGGCGGTTGCACTCGCCAACATCGACGAAGTCATCGAACTGATTAAAAAGGCGTCCAGTCCTGCCGAGGCCAAAAAAGCGTTGTTGGCGCGACACTGGAAATCAGGGGCGCTGGAGTCGATGCTCGAAAGGACTGGTGCCGGGAGCACCAGGCCGGAAGGATTGACGTCGGAATTTGGTCTGACCGATGAGGGTTATCGCCTTACCGAGGTACAGGCCCAGGCGATCCTCGACCTGCGATTGCATCGTCTGACCGGTCTGGAGCAGGATAAGATCATCAAGGAGTACGAGGAGCTGCTGGAGAAGATTGCCGATCTGCTCGATATCCTCGGTAATCCGAACCGCCTGATGCAGGTGATCCGTGAAGAACTTCTGGCCATTCGCGAGCAGTATGGTGATGAACGGCGTACCGAGATTCTGCAGAACCGGCTGGATCTGACTCTGGAAGACCTGATCACCGAAGAGGATGTGGTGGTGACACTCTCCCACGGCGGTTATGCCAAGGCTCAGCCCATCACCACTTATCAGGCGCAGCGCAGGGGCGGCAAGGGTAAGATGGCGACAGCGACGAAGGACGAGGATTTTATCGACAAACTGTTCGTTGCCAGCACCCATGACACGATTCTCTGCTTCTCCAATCGAGGCAAGATCTATTGGCTGAAGGTCTATGAATTGCCCCAGGCGGGCCGCAATGCGCGCGGTAAACCGATGGTTAACCTGCTGCCGCTGGAAGGGGATGAGCGCATCAACGCCATCCTGCCGGTGCGTGAATATACCGATGACCGTTATGTCTTCATGGCGACCAGTTCCGGTACGGTGAAAAAGACGCCGCTGGAGGCCTTCTCCAGGCCTCGGGCCAATGGCATTATTGCCGTGGATCTGCGCGATGGGGACAAACTGATCGGTGTCGATATTACCGACGGTAACCAGGATGTGATGCTCTTCAGCAGTTCCGGCAAAGCGGTGCGTTTCAAGGAATCCAATGTACGAGCCATGGGGCGTACCGCTTGTGGTGTGCGCGGCATCAAGCTTGAAGGGGGGCATGAGGTGGTCTCCCTGATTGTCGCGGAACATGGCGACGTCATGACCGTGACTGAAAATGGCTTCGGCAAGCGCACAGCGGTGGATAAGTACCCGGTGCATGGCCGCGGCGGCATGGGGGTTATCTCCATTCAGACTTCGGAGCGCAATGGCTCTGTGGTTGGCGCAGTGCAGGTTGATGATGATGATGAGGTGATGATGATCACCGACGGCGGGACGCTGGTGCGTAACCGTGTCGTCGATGTCTCCCGGATGAGCCGTAACACCCAGGGTGTCATAATGATCCGCCTGAGCAAGAAAGAAAAACTGATCGGCATCGAGCGCGTCGAAAGTCTCGACGAGGCGGA from Gammaproteobacteria bacterium (ex Lamellibrachia satsuma) harbors:
- the gyrA gene encoding DNA gyrase subunit A, with amino-acid sequence MSEFAKEILPVNLEDEMRQSYLDYAMSVIVGRALPDVRDGLKPVHRRVLYAMNELGNDWNKPYKKSARIVGDVIGKYHPHGDTAVYDTMVRMAQPFSMRYLLVDGQGNFGSVDGDSPAAMRYTEVRMSKIAHTMLDDLDKDTVDFVPNYDETEHEPSVLPARVPNLLVNGSAGIAVGMATNVPPHNLTEVIDACVALIDNDQITIDELMQHVPGPDFPTAGIINGALGIHEAYHTGRGRIYMRARTEIETDPSNNRQSIIVHELPYQVNKARMLERIADLVKEKKIEGITELRDESDKDGMRVVITLRRSEVAEVVLNNLFQHTAMQSVFGINMVALVDGRPRLLNLKQLLEFFIRHRREVVTRRTLFQLRKARDRAHVLEGLAVALANIDEVIELIKKASSPAEAKKALLARHWKSGALESMLERTGAGSTRPEGLTSEFGLTDEGYRLTEVQAQAILDLRLHRLTGLEQDKIIKEYEELLEKIADLLDILGNPNRLMQVIREELLAIREQYGDERRTEILQNRLDLTLEDLITEEDVVVTLSHGGYAKAQPITTYQAQRRGGKGKMATATKDEDFIDKLFVASTHDTILCFSNRGKIYWLKVYELPQAGRNARGKPMVNLLPLEGDERINAILPVREYTDDRYVFMATSSGTVKKTPLEAFSRPRANGIIAVDLRDGDKLIGVDITDGNQDVMLFSSSGKAVRFKESNVRAMGRTACGVRGIKLEGGHEVVSLIVAEHGDVMTVTENGFGKRTAVDKYPVHGRGGMGVISIQTSERNGSVVGAVQVDDDDEVMMITDGGTLVRNRVVDVSRMSRNTQGVIMIRLSKKEKLIGIERVESLDEAEGAEASDEAESENPDA